A single genomic interval of Solimonas sp. K1W22B-7 harbors:
- a CDS encoding DUF1302 domain-containing protein, which produces MNQNPPQHPRKAVTLACLTLAVAVGAASVPAQALELELPTINGTQIEGVANFNITAGVGVRMQDRSSDLVGKANLNPEICGRGPDGRIYYQSCQGLFRTQTFPAEHLVQQPGQFSSNADDGNWNYGKGDLTQAPLKITPDLTLSWGDWGLFARAIAYYDFVNNDFREYHPNRITSDNIDRVGNVSRTGDELFNLPVPLPMLTVRTDSRPCPADRNPGGGPCGLVYGPGGVVRNKRSDGETLRQIGADFQMADFNVFGSIPLPGLDRELTIKLGRQGVNWGESTLLFFDSINSANPVNANNFFRVGQALEEVFSPVGMLFVGTTLFEGATIEGFYQYEWRGAEGQAPGSFFSTADLGTGNAVDFVTLGFGQVAEDPERIARLMDNSLSGVTSTSGAIERLADRTPRDSGQYGLALKYYADWLNEGTEFGLYFMNYHSRIPYVSFISAPESCSRHATNTVEFIAACADVPALHALLDPNNPLGATDDATHFDRSKVFLDYPEDIRMFGLSFNTTIGEWSVQGEVAYRPDAPLQVDLEDLGFASYGPALGLCHLPETGCSGSGQANLAGLLPNLPLPQNLPTGGWGTHADGTQGLYPDSDFVVDAQGTHGSFNDTYDLIIGHYPSGGRFFPTFVMPYRGVTIGKNAPESYIRGWEYFDTYQFNLGGTYIMDASHAISSAINADQIVLLVETGATWVPGLPALDELQLEAPGTFLHASAGADGSGADRSRQACSTNQACSFGPDGLRFNPHQQDLDLYPDKLSYGYDLVALIKYESVLPGISLQPTLVWKHDVHGTAPGLAANFIEGRKIADALLEVRYKSNLAFNFGYTWFTGGGAANLLRDRDQARFFVKYSF; this is translated from the coding sequence ATGAACCAGAACCCGCCGCAGCACCCACGCAAAGCCGTGACCCTGGCTTGCCTCACGCTCGCCGTCGCGGTGGGCGCGGCCAGCGTCCCCGCGCAGGCGCTGGAACTGGAGTTGCCCACGATCAACGGCACGCAGATCGAAGGCGTCGCTAACTTCAACATCACCGCCGGCGTCGGTGTGCGCATGCAGGATCGCAGCAGCGATCTGGTCGGCAAGGCCAACCTCAATCCGGAGATCTGCGGGCGCGGCCCGGACGGTCGCATCTACTACCAGTCCTGCCAGGGGCTGTTCCGCACGCAGACCTTCCCGGCCGAGCATTTGGTGCAGCAGCCCGGCCAGTTCAGCAGCAATGCCGACGACGGCAACTGGAACTACGGCAAGGGCGACCTGACCCAGGCACCGCTCAAGATCACGCCCGACCTGACCCTGAGCTGGGGCGACTGGGGCCTGTTCGCCCGCGCCATCGCCTACTACGACTTCGTCAACAACGATTTCCGCGAGTACCACCCCAACCGCATCACCAGCGACAACATCGATCGCGTCGGCAATGTCTCGCGCACAGGCGATGAACTGTTCAATCTGCCCGTCCCTCTGCCGATGCTGACGGTGCGCACAGACTCTCGTCCCTGTCCGGCAGACCGCAATCCCGGCGGCGGTCCTTGCGGCCTGGTCTACGGCCCCGGCGGAGTGGTGCGCAACAAGCGCAGCGACGGCGAGACGCTGCGCCAGATCGGCGCCGACTTCCAGATGGCGGACTTCAACGTCTTCGGCAGCATTCCGCTGCCCGGCCTCGACCGCGAACTCACGATCAAGCTCGGCCGCCAGGGCGTGAACTGGGGCGAGTCGACGCTGCTGTTCTTCGACTCGATCAACTCCGCCAATCCGGTCAACGCCAACAACTTCTTCCGTGTCGGCCAGGCGCTGGAGGAGGTGTTCTCGCCGGTGGGCATGCTGTTCGTCGGCACCACGCTGTTCGAAGGCGCGACCATCGAGGGCTTCTACCAGTACGAGTGGCGCGGTGCCGAGGGGCAGGCGCCGGGCTCCTTCTTCTCGACCGCCGATCTCGGCACCGGCAACGCGGTGGACTTCGTGACGCTGGGCTTCGGCCAGGTCGCCGAAGATCCGGAGCGCATCGCCCGGCTGATGGACAACTCCCTGTCCGGCGTGACCAGCACCTCCGGCGCGATCGAGCGCCTGGCCGACCGCACCCCGCGCGACAGCGGCCAGTATGGCTTGGCCCTGAAGTACTACGCCGACTGGCTCAACGAGGGCACCGAGTTCGGCCTGTACTTCATGAACTACCACTCGCGCATTCCCTATGTCAGCTTCATTTCCGCGCCCGAAAGCTGTTCGCGCCACGCGACCAACACAGTGGAATTCATCGCGGCCTGCGCCGACGTGCCCGCGCTGCACGCCCTGCTCGATCCCAACAACCCGCTGGGCGCGACAGACGACGCAACCCACTTCGACCGCAGCAAGGTCTTCCTCGACTATCCCGAGGACATCCGCATGTTCGGCCTGTCCTTCAATACCACGATCGGCGAATGGTCGGTACAGGGCGAGGTCGCGTACCGGCCCGACGCCCCGCTGCAAGTGGATTTGGAGGATCTCGGCTTTGCAAGCTACGGCCCCGCGCTTGGACTGTGTCACCTCCCGGAAACCGGCTGCTCGGGTTCCGGCCAGGCCAATCTCGCAGGGCTGCTGCCGAACCTGCCGTTGCCGCAAAACCTGCCCACCGGTGGCTGGGGCACGCATGCGGATGGCACGCAGGGGCTCTATCCGGATAGCGATTTCGTGGTCGATGCCCAAGGCACGCATGGCTCATTCAACGACACCTATGATCTGATCATCGGCCACTATCCCAGCGGCGGCCGCTTCTTCCCGACCTTCGTGATGCCCTACCGCGGCGTCACCATCGGCAAGAACGCACCGGAGTCCTATATCCGCGGCTGGGAGTACTTCGACACTTACCAGTTCAATCTCGGCGGTACCTACATCATGGATGCCTCCCATGCGATTTCCTCGGCCATCAACGCCGATCAGATCGTGCTGCTGGTGGAAACCGGTGCGACCTGGGTGCCCGGTCTCCCCGCGCTGGATGAACTGCAACTCGAAGCGCCCGGCACCTTCCTGCACGCCAGTGCCGGTGCCGACGGCTCCGGCGCCGATCGCTCGCGCCAGGCCTGCTCGACCAACCAGGCCTGCTCCTTCGGTCCGGATGGCCTGCGCTTCAACCCGCATCAACAGGACCTCGACCTGTACCCGGACAAGCTGTCCTACGGCTACGACCTGGTCGCGCTGATCAAGTACGAGTCGGTGCTGCCCGGCATCAGCCTGCAACCGACGCTGGTGTGGAAGCACGACGTGCACGGCACCGCCCCCGGCCTGGCCGCCAACTTCATCGAGGGCCGCAAGATCGCCGACGCCCTGCTGGAGGTCCGCTACAAGTCGAACCTCGCCTTCAATTTTGGCTACACCTGGTTCACCGGCGGTGGCGCCGCCAACTTGCTGCGTGACCGTGACCAGGCGCGCTTCTTCGTCAAGTACTCGTTCTAA
- a CDS encoding acyl-CoA dehydrogenase family protein yields the protein MNRKPLEPELEMFRDAARKFFQQEIRPHNERWREAGIIDRQAYRKAGDAGLLCMWADEKYGGQGIHDYRYEQILVEENAFHGDSGYLISLHSRIVGPYINNFGSEELKQRLLPGMISGEKIIAICMTEPDTGSDLAGMKTRAVEKDDHWLLNGAKTYISNGINADIIIVAAKTNPDRVHDLTLFIVEPGMEGFERGRMLKKMGMKSQDTAELFFRDVHVPKANILGQVNKGFHHLMQSLSEERLTAAVGNISYARVAMEVTRDFVRQRKVFGQPLSKFQNTRFKLAALDTEIEIAQCFVDRCVEMHNEGRLTPEDAARAKLYTSEVNGRMVDEGVQLHGGAGYMEEYPICRLYQDERVHRILAGTSEIMKEIIARATLD from the coding sequence ATGAACCGCAAACCCCTGGAACCCGAACTGGAAATGTTCCGCGATGCCGCGCGCAAATTCTTCCAGCAGGAAATCCGCCCGCACAATGAGCGCTGGCGCGAAGCCGGAATCATCGACCGCCAGGCTTACCGGAAGGCCGGTGACGCGGGCCTGCTCTGCATGTGGGCCGACGAGAAATACGGTGGACAGGGCATCCATGACTACCGCTACGAGCAGATCCTGGTCGAGGAAAACGCCTTCCACGGCGATTCCGGCTATCTCATCTCGTTGCACAGCCGCATCGTCGGCCCCTACATCAACAACTTCGGCAGCGAAGAGCTCAAGCAGCGCCTGCTGCCGGGCATGATCAGCGGCGAGAAGATCATCGCGATCTGCATGACCGAGCCGGATACCGGTTCGGACCTGGCCGGCATGAAGACGCGGGCGGTGGAGAAGGACGATCACTGGCTGCTCAACGGCGCCAAGACCTACATCTCCAACGGCATCAATGCCGACATCATCATCGTTGCCGCCAAGACCAATCCGGACCGCGTGCACGATCTGACCCTGTTCATCGTCGAGCCCGGCATGGAGGGCTTCGAGCGCGGCCGCATGCTGAAGAAGATGGGCATGAAGTCGCAGGACACCGCCGAGCTGTTCTTCCGCGACGTCCACGTGCCCAAGGCCAATATTCTCGGACAGGTCAACAAGGGCTTCCACCACCTGATGCAGTCCCTGTCCGAGGAACGCCTGACCGCGGCGGTCGGCAACATCTCCTACGCGCGGGTGGCGATGGAGGTCACCCGGGACTTCGTGCGGCAGCGCAAGGTCTTCGGTCAGCCGCTCAGCAAGTTCCAGAACACGCGCTTCAAGCTTGCCGCACTGGATACGGAGATCGAGATCGCGCAATGCTTCGTCGACCGCTGCGTGGAAATGCACAACGAGGGCAGGCTCACCCCTGAGGATGCCGCGCGCGCCAAGCTCTACACCAGCGAGGTGAACGGTCGCATGGTCGACGAGGGCGTTCAGCTGCACGGCGGCGCCGGCTACATGGAGGAGTACCCGATCTGCCGGCTGTACCAGGACGAGCGCGTGCATCGCATCCTGGCCGGAACCTCGGAGATCATGAAGGAAATCATCGCACGCGCCACGCTGGACTGA
- a CDS encoding aldehyde dehydrogenase family protein, giving the protein MDGGLTALSASVNSFLAQPQKVLIDGQWRPACSGQTFEVYNPANGDLIARAAACDKADVDLAVAAARKAFDQGPWPRMTPSERGKIIWKVGDLILKYAEELAQLESLDNGKPIAVARAADVVLAADLFHYMAGWATKIEGSTLGLSVPYTPGAEYHAYTRKEPIGVVAQIIPWNFPLLMAAWKLGPVLATGCTVVLKLAEETPLSGLRLAQIIQEAGVPDGVLNVLTGFGEPCGAPLAAHPQVDKVAFTGSTEVGKLIVRAAGHDLKKVTLELGGKSPNILLDDADLELAIPGAASAIFFNHGQCCCAGSRLFVQEKIYDKVVAGVADYARKLKIGPGLDPSTEMGPLVSQIQLDRVSGFLESGRQQGATAVCGGKRHGDQGYFVEPTVLVNTRDDMKVYQEEIFGPVVTAIPFKTLDDELIRRANDSIYGLAAGVYTSDLGKAHRLAARLRAGTVWVNCYNIFDAALPFGGYKQSGWGREMGREVLNNYLETKSVCVSL; this is encoded by the coding sequence ATGGACGGTGGATTGACGGCGCTCAGCGCCTCGGTAAACAGCTTCCTCGCGCAACCGCAGAAGGTGCTGATCGACGGGCAGTGGCGGCCTGCGTGTTCGGGCCAGACCTTCGAGGTCTACAACCCGGCCAACGGCGATCTGATCGCCAGGGCCGCGGCCTGCGACAAGGCCGATGTCGATCTCGCCGTCGCCGCGGCGCGCAAGGCCTTCGACCAGGGACCCTGGCCGCGGATGACGCCCTCCGAGCGCGGCAAGATCATCTGGAAGGTCGGCGACCTGATCCTCAAGTACGCCGAGGAGCTGGCGCAGCTCGAATCGCTGGACAACGGCAAGCCCATTGCGGTGGCACGCGCCGCCGACGTGGTGCTGGCGGCCGACCTGTTCCACTACATGGCGGGCTGGGCGACCAAGATCGAGGGCAGCACGCTCGGCTTGTCGGTGCCCTACACGCCGGGCGCCGAGTATCACGCCTACACGCGCAAGGAGCCGATCGGCGTCGTCGCGCAGATCATCCCCTGGAATTTCCCGCTGCTGATGGCGGCATGGAAACTCGGCCCCGTGCTCGCCACCGGCTGCACCGTGGTGCTGAAGCTGGCCGAGGAGACGCCGCTGTCCGGGCTGCGCCTGGCGCAGATCATCCAGGAGGCCGGCGTGCCCGACGGCGTGCTCAACGTGCTCACCGGCTTCGGCGAGCCCTGCGGCGCGCCGCTGGCGGCGCATCCGCAGGTGGACAAGGTCGCGTTCACCGGCTCCACCGAGGTCGGCAAGCTGATCGTCCGCGCCGCCGGCCACGATCTGAAGAAAGTCACGCTGGAACTCGGCGGCAAGTCGCCCAACATCCTCCTCGACGATGCCGACCTCGAGCTGGCGATCCCCGGCGCGGCCAGCGCGATCTTCTTCAACCACGGCCAGTGCTGCTGTGCCGGCTCGCGCCTGTTCGTGCAGGAGAAGATCTACGACAAGGTGGTCGCCGGTGTGGCCGACTACGCCCGCAAGCTCAAGATCGGCCCCGGGCTCGATCCCAGCACCGAGATGGGCCCGCTGGTGTCCCAGATCCAGCTCGACCGGGTCTCCGGCTTCCTCGAATCCGGCCGGCAGCAGGGCGCCACGGCGGTCTGCGGCGGCAAGCGGCACGGCGACCAGGGCTACTTCGTCGAACCGACCGTGCTGGTGAATACGCGCGACGACATGAAGGTCTACCAGGAAGAGATCTTCGGTCCGGTGGTCACGGCGATTCCGTTCAAGACCCTGGACGACGAACTGATCCGCCGCGCCAACGATTCGATCTACGGCCTCGCCGCCGGCGTCTACACCAGCGACCTGGGCAAGGCCCACCGGCTGGCGGCGCGGCTGCGGGCCGGCACCGTCTGGGTCAACTGCTACAACATCTTCGACGCCGCGCTGCCCTTCGGCGGCTACAAGCAATCCGGCTGGGGCCGCGAGATGGGCCGCGAGGTGCTGAACAACTACCTGGAGACCAAGTCGGTCTGCGTCAGCCTCTGA
- a CDS encoding IS30 family transposase has product MGRKSFEQFGIEERCEISRRRQAGESIRQIAAALDRAPSSISRELKRNTGATGYQSVYAGEQARARRWQGSRLLRDAELQARVLEGLRRGWSPEQVSRRLAQQDLQISYESIYRFIAAQIARTNDFSWRLYLPRAKSKRGFRGRKGGSPAEHIQQRVSIEKRPKAAADRRQAGHWEADLMLFARYGQAILTLHERTSRLTAIVRQPSKAAAPVAQTLQALLAPLPPALRRSITFDNGTEFALHYTLHQPLGLQTYFCDPHSPWQKGGVENANGRLRRWLPRGTNVEDLSPDQLLQIAQIYNHTPRKCLGFKTPAEVFAKVLHFKCESTRSPSPG; this is encoded by the coding sequence ATGGGACGCAAGAGCTTTGAGCAGTTTGGAATCGAGGAACGGTGTGAGATTTCCCGTCGGCGCCAAGCCGGGGAGTCGATCCGGCAAATTGCGGCAGCTCTGGATCGCGCGCCATCGAGCATTTCTCGGGAACTGAAGCGCAACACTGGCGCGACGGGCTACCAGAGCGTCTATGCCGGCGAGCAAGCTCGGGCGCGCCGCTGGCAAGGTAGCCGGCTTCTGCGTGATGCCGAGCTGCAAGCCAGGGTTCTGGAGGGATTGCGCCGAGGCTGGTCTCCCGAGCAGGTATCGCGGCGGCTGGCTCAGCAGGATCTGCAGATCAGCTACGAGAGCATCTATCGCTTCATTGCCGCCCAGATCGCCCGGACCAACGACTTTTCCTGGCGTCTCTATCTGCCCCGTGCCAAGAGCAAGCGCGGCTTCCGTGGCCGCAAGGGCGGCAGCCCGGCAGAGCACATCCAGCAGCGGGTTTCGATCGAAAAGCGCCCCAAGGCTGCGGCTGACCGGCGCCAGGCGGGACACTGGGAAGCCGACCTGATGCTCTTTGCGCGCTATGGCCAAGCCATCCTGACCCTGCATGAGCGAACGTCCCGGCTGACCGCCATCGTCCGCCAGCCCAGCAAGGCCGCTGCGCCGGTGGCGCAAACCCTCCAGGCCTTGCTGGCCCCACTGCCCCCAGCCCTGCGCCGCAGCATCACCTTCGACAACGGCACCGAATTCGCCTTGCACTACACCCTGCATCAGCCCCTGGGCTTGCAGACCTATTTCTGCGATCCGCATTCCCCCTGGCAGAAGGGTGGCGTCGAGAATGCCAACGGGCGTTTGCGCCGCTGGCTACCCCGGGGAACCAACGTCGAAGACCTCTCACCAGACCAACTCTTGCAGATCGCTCAGATCTACAATCACACGCCACGCAAGTGCCTCGGCTTCAAAACCCCTGCCGAGGTCTTCGCCAAAGTGTTGCATTTCAAATGTGAATCCACCCGATCACCTTCACCGGGTTGA
- a CDS encoding alpha/beta hydrolase family protein: MATPATRVRALCLLSASSLLLAACGNRSAPESGADDTPGPTPPVLDRSCDQAAFPSTAWTLCEAANFAHLGEAPLEGLKPAFQVRQLAQSAANLQSLLARAAADPSWFDPRSGNTPLTPVCAGGSVFCVGDPFRYPAVDGPDGRRFFEQEAQVTPVLFYDRECARISGHVWRPRAAAAGARLPAVVIENGSVQAEEQAYWWAAQALVRAGYLVLTSDPRGQGRSDLYSPRLVQGGNLDPSTFWLGLVDAIDFLRSTPAHPYPWNQDCAGTYPTAMTAYNPEHAALDRGRLGIAGHSFGAAGVSFVQSYGAPGAEPWPGRLDAVNPVKVIGWIHI; this comes from the coding sequence ATGGCAACACCTGCCACCCGTGTCAGGGCCCTGTGCCTCCTGTCTGCAAGCTCATTGCTGCTCGCGGCCTGCGGCAACCGTTCGGCCCCGGAGTCGGGCGCCGATGACACTCCCGGGCCGACACCGCCGGTGCTGGATCGCAGCTGCGACCAAGCCGCTTTCCCGTCCACCGCGTGGACGCTGTGCGAGGCGGCCAACTTCGCCCATCTCGGCGAAGCGCCGCTGGAGGGACTCAAGCCCGCTTTCCAGGTCCGGCAGCTGGCGCAGAGTGCGGCGAACCTGCAAAGCCTGCTGGCGCGCGCGGCCGCCGACCCCAGCTGGTTCGATCCTCGTTCCGGCAATACGCCCCTCACCCCGGTCTGCGCCGGCGGCAGTGTGTTCTGTGTCGGCGATCCCTTCCGCTATCCGGCAGTGGACGGACCCGATGGCCGGCGGTTCTTCGAACAGGAGGCGCAGGTGACGCCGGTGCTGTTCTACGACCGCGAATGCGCGCGCATCTCCGGGCATGTCTGGCGTCCGCGTGCCGCGGCGGCCGGCGCACGCTTGCCGGCGGTGGTGATCGAGAACGGCTCGGTGCAGGCCGAAGAGCAGGCCTACTGGTGGGCCGCGCAGGCGCTGGTGCGTGCGGGCTATCTGGTGCTGACCAGCGACCCACGTGGGCAAGGCCGCTCCGATCTCTACTCGCCGCGCCTGGTGCAGGGCGGCAACCTCGATCCCAGCACCTTCTGGCTCGGCCTGGTGGATGCGATCGACTTCCTGCGCTCCACGCCGGCCCACCCCTATCCCTGGAACCAGGACTGCGCCGGCACCTATCCCACCGCGATGACCGCCTACAACCCGGAGCACGCGGCGCTGGATCGCGGGCGGCTGGGCATCGCCGGGCACTCCTTCGGCGCCGCAGGCGTCTCCTTCGTGCAGTCCTACGGTGCGCCGGGCGCAGAGCCCTGGCCGGGCCGGCTCGATGCGGTCAACCCGGTGAAGGTGATCGGGTGGATTCACATTTGA
- a CDS encoding flavin-containing monooxygenase: MKPSSARASTRERSPPAAAAPGASQERHVDVLILGAGLSGIGAACHLARRLKHKSYAILERREAIGGTWDLFRYPGIRSDSDMSTFGFNFRPWREPRVLSDGASIKRYLTEAAEQNGVTQHIRFGRRVTRAEWSSAKAQWTVTVYNTAIGAEETHTANFLIAATGYYSYDFGYTPAFPGREAFKGTVVHPQHWPEGLDYAGKKVTVIGSGATAITLVPSLAAGGAKVTMLQRSPTYVLSVPAIDPLWEKLSRVLPVKLLYAATRARNIGLQRALYVASRRKPQVVKRLIRGLTSRQLGDSVDIRHFTPSYNPWEERLCIVPDGDLFRALRNGSARIVTDTIKTFDETGIRLDSGEHLDADIIVTATGLNVQMFGGVKIVIDGKPFVVKEHMFYKGMMLNDVPNLLAISGYTNASWTLKADIVCEHFMRLIAHMDRKKLKVVTPRAKGVRRLDDTVFGSLASGYLRRGADNLPRQGDRAPWIALHDYLRDATALKFGSVSHPELEFRAQ, encoded by the coding sequence ATGAAGCCATCCAGCGCCCGCGCAAGCACCCGCGAGCGGAGTCCGCCCGCCGCGGCTGCCCCTGGCGCATCGCAGGAGCGCCACGTCGATGTGCTGATCCTCGGTGCGGGCCTGTCCGGCATCGGCGCCGCCTGCCATCTCGCGCGTCGGCTCAAGCACAAGAGCTACGCAATCCTCGAACGGCGCGAGGCCATCGGCGGCACCTGGGATCTGTTCCGCTATCCGGGCATACGCTCGGACTCGGACATGTCCACCTTCGGCTTCAACTTCCGGCCCTGGCGCGAGCCGCGGGTCCTGTCCGACGGCGCTTCGATCAAGCGTTACCTGACCGAGGCGGCGGAACAGAACGGAGTGACGCAACACATCCGCTTCGGTCGCAGGGTGACGCGGGCCGAATGGTCCTCGGCAAAGGCGCAATGGACGGTCACGGTCTACAACACCGCGATCGGTGCCGAGGAAACCCATACCGCGAACTTCCTGATCGCAGCGACCGGCTACTACAGCTACGACTTCGGCTACACGCCGGCCTTCCCGGGGCGCGAGGCCTTCAAGGGCACGGTCGTCCATCCGCAGCACTGGCCCGAAGGCCTCGACTACGCGGGCAAGAAAGTGACCGTGATCGGCAGCGGCGCGACCGCCATCACGCTCGTCCCCTCGCTGGCCGCGGGTGGCGCCAAGGTGACGATGCTGCAGCGTTCGCCGACCTATGTGCTGTCGGTGCCGGCGATCGATCCTCTGTGGGAAAAGCTGTCGCGTGTGCTGCCCGTCAAGCTCCTGTACGCCGCCACGCGTGCCCGCAACATCGGCCTGCAGCGCGCGCTGTATGTCGCCTCGCGCAGGAAACCGCAGGTCGTGAAGCGCCTGATCCGGGGGCTGACGTCGCGGCAGCTCGGCGACAGCGTCGACATCCGGCATTTCACGCCGAGCTACAACCCCTGGGAAGAGCGCCTGTGCATCGTGCCCGACGGCGACCTGTTCCGTGCGCTGCGCAACGGCAGCGCACGCATCGTCACCGATACGATCAAGACCTTCGATGAAACCGGCATCCGGCTCGACTCCGGCGAGCACCTCGATGCCGACATCATCGTCACCGCCACCGGCCTCAACGTGCAGATGTTCGGCGGCGTAAAGATCGTCATCGACGGCAAGCCCTTCGTCGTCAAGGAGCACATGTTCTACAAGGGCATGATGCTGAACGACGTGCCCAACCTGCTCGCCATCTCCGGCTACACCAACGCCTCGTGGACGCTGAAGGCGGACATCGTCTGCGAGCATTTCATGCGCCTGATCGCCCACATGGATCGCAAGAAGCTCAAGGTGGTCACCCCGCGCGCCAAGGGTGTCAGGCGCCTGGACGACACGGTGTTCGGCAGCCTCGCCTCCGGCTACCTGCGCCGTGGCGCCGACAACCTGCCGCGGCAAGGCGACCGCGCGCCCTGGATAGCGCTGCACGATTACCTGCGCGATGCCACCGCGCTCAAGTTCGGCAGCGTGTCGCATCCGGAACTGGAGTTCCGGGCGCAGTAG
- a CDS encoding AraC family transcriptional regulator, whose product MAGFFIPSVALGGLADLLRELGGDPAELAAKLGIPAEALYKPDIPVPASAVYQSFERAGELCGCRDFGLRMSSRTSLAILGPLWILLRSAATVRQLAQELVANEDVFTRASRTTLEPVGDGLLLCWEPVSGVTDSTVQLVEFVMALACHSIRTHARADYQPVDVMFRHAAPPDLAMHRRIFGSNLRFNQDRSGIYLDRATLELPNDLASGRTRALMRSVLRLEDDAGDRGIATQVEAVVRALLPFSACTVQEVGNALGLSERTLQNRLVDEEQSFKGIKDKVRADLAMKYLRSSTLSLSDIAGILGYSELSAFSRSFKRWHGVSASSVRNQSARKQVK is encoded by the coding sequence ATGGCAGGCTTCTTTATCCCCAGCGTGGCGCTGGGAGGATTGGCCGACCTGCTGCGCGAACTCGGCGGTGACCCGGCCGAACTCGCGGCGAAGCTCGGCATCCCGGCCGAAGCGCTGTACAAGCCGGACATCCCGGTCCCGGCCTCGGCGGTCTACCAGTCCTTCGAGCGCGCGGGAGAACTCTGCGGCTGCCGCGACTTCGGCCTGCGCATGTCGAGCCGCACCAGTCTCGCCATCCTCGGCCCGCTATGGATCCTGCTGCGCAGCGCGGCCACGGTGAGGCAACTGGCCCAGGAGTTGGTTGCCAACGAGGACGTCTTCACGCGTGCCTCGCGTACCACCCTGGAACCGGTGGGCGACGGCTTGCTGCTGTGCTGGGAGCCGGTCTCCGGCGTCACCGACAGCACCGTGCAGCTCGTCGAGTTCGTGATGGCGCTGGCCTGCCATTCCATCCGCACGCATGCCCGCGCCGACTACCAGCCGGTGGACGTGATGTTCCGTCACGCCGCGCCGCCAGACCTGGCCATGCACCGCCGTATCTTCGGATCCAACCTGCGCTTCAATCAGGACCGCAGCGGCATCTACCTGGATCGCGCCACGCTGGAGTTGCCGAACGACCTGGCCAGCGGGCGCACCCGCGCGCTGATGCGATCCGTGCTGCGGCTGGAGGACGACGCGGGCGACCGCGGCATCGCCACGCAGGTCGAGGCCGTGGTGCGCGCGCTGCTGCCGTTTTCCGCCTGCACCGTGCAGGAGGTCGGCAATGCCCTGGGCCTGAGCGAGCGCACGCTGCAGAACCGCCTGGTCGACGAAGAGCAAAGCTTCAAGGGCATCAAGGACAAGGTGCGTGCCGACCTGGCAATGAAGTACTTGCGCAGCTCCACGCTCAGTTTGTCCGACATCGCCGGTATTCTCGGCTACTCGGAGTTGAGTGCCTTCAGCCGCTCATTCAAGCGCTGGCACGGGGTATCAGCCAGTAGCGTCCGCAACCAGTCAGCAAGAAAGCAGGTCAAGTGA